One Methylocapsa sp. D3K7 DNA window includes the following coding sequences:
- a CDS encoding DHA2 family efflux MFS transporter permease subunit, which yields MSTDPSALSSGRKIFAFAVMCVGFFISLLDVQIVSASLQDIGGGLSASPDEVAWVQTSYLIAEIIVIPLSGFLAQVLSTRWLFAGSAAGFTLISLLCGWAWDIKSMIVFRALQGLFGAPMIPAVFTTTFVFFQGQKVVVAAAAIGALASLAPTLGPTIGGLITYQFSWRWLFFINLIPGAFIAIAVPRMVWIDRPDLSLLKRADYLGIALMAAFLGCLQYVLEEGPRWDWFGDKSIRICAMISAVSGLGFIWRSFTSTNPVVDLRALKSRNFSLGCFFSFVTGIGLFSTIYLTPLFLARVRGFDAVHISFAIFSTGLFQLLAVPVYALCTKFVDLRWLLMFGLACFGLGMMFYTPLSHDCGWHELLLPQALRGFAQQFAIAPTVTLTLGGLAPERLKLGSGLFNLMRNLGGAIGIALCGTILNDRANLHFLRLAEHLQTGNAAMTNMRQIADQRYALVLGGGEVSGRAAVPKKLWQLTWREAQVQTFADAFLLIACCFAAASILVPIMRGVAPQMAPPAEAH from the coding sequence TGCGTCGGCTTCTTTATCTCCCTTCTCGATGTCCAGATCGTCAGCGCCTCGCTCCAGGATATTGGCGGCGGCCTTTCGGCGAGCCCGGACGAGGTTGCCTGGGTTCAGACAAGCTATCTGATCGCCGAAATCATCGTCATACCGCTTTCCGGGTTTCTCGCGCAGGTACTGTCGACGCGCTGGCTATTTGCCGGTTCCGCCGCCGGATTCACGCTCATAAGCCTGCTCTGCGGCTGGGCATGGGACATCAAAAGCATGATCGTCTTCCGCGCCTTGCAGGGCCTTTTTGGCGCCCCGATGATCCCGGCCGTGTTCACCACGACTTTCGTCTTTTTCCAGGGACAAAAAGTCGTCGTCGCGGCGGCTGCGATCGGCGCCTTGGCCTCGCTCGCGCCGACCCTCGGCCCAACGATTGGCGGCTTGATTACCTATCAATTCTCCTGGCGCTGGCTCTTTTTCATCAATCTCATTCCTGGCGCCTTTATCGCCATCGCGGTGCCGCGGATGGTGTGGATCGACAGGCCAGATCTTTCCCTGTTGAAACGCGCCGATTATCTTGGCATCGCCTTGATGGCGGCTTTTCTTGGCTGTCTCCAATATGTGCTCGAAGAAGGACCGCGCTGGGACTGGTTCGGCGATAAGTCGATTCGCATTTGCGCGATGATATCAGCGGTCTCGGGCCTCGGCTTCATTTGGCGGAGCTTCACATCCACCAATCCGGTTGTCGATCTGCGTGCGCTGAAGAGCCGTAATTTCTCGCTGGGTTGCTTCTTTTCGTTTGTCACCGGCATCGGGCTTTTTTCGACAATATATCTGACGCCGCTGTTTCTTGCGAGGGTGCGCGGCTTCGACGCCGTCCACATCAGTTTCGCCATTTTCTCAACCGGCCTTTTTCAGCTTCTCGCCGTTCCGGTCTACGCTCTCTGCACCAAATTTGTCGATCTTCGCTGGCTGCTTATGTTTGGACTCGCCTGTTTTGGACTCGGCATGATGTTCTATACACCGCTGTCACATGATTGTGGCTGGCACGAACTTTTGCTGCCGCAGGCGCTGCGCGGATTCGCACAGCAATTCGCGATTGCACCGACGGTCACTTTGACCCTTGGCGGGCTAGCGCCTGAGCGGCTGAAACTGGGCTCCGGGCTTTTCAATTTGATGCGCAATCTGGGTGGCGCGATCGGAATCGCATTATGTGGCACGATCCTAAACGATCGTGCCAATCTGCATTTCTTGCGCCTCGCCGAACATCTTCAGACCGGGAACGCCGCGATGACAAACATGAGGCAAATAGCCGACCAGCGCTATGCCCTTGTGCTCGGCGGCGGGGAGGTGAGCGGCCGGGCGGCGGTGCCAAAAAAGCTCTGGCAGCTCACTTGGCGCGAGGCGCAAGTGCAGACTTTCGCCGATGCCTTTCTCCTGATCGCTTGCTGTTTCGCGGCGGCGTCCATTCTGGTTCCGATAATGCGCGGAGTTGCGCCCCAAATGGCACCCCCCGCGGAAGCCCATTGA